The Macrobrachium nipponense isolate FS-2020 chromosome 46, ASM1510439v2, whole genome shotgun sequence genome has a segment encoding these proteins:
- the LOC135214655 gene encoding E3 SUMO-protein ligase CBX4-like: MRVSESAHPPPPGRSNPRAQPLLFHRRPLGWAPSRPPTPRPWARRPCPSPRPRHAPARIPTHHHCHHHHHHHPRPHGPPWSAPLPLAEHATWAHVTDRHARCAKRLLPLRCCRRSLPRASSSWSSSPSLVLPAKREDYNVPRDRKCIIVLAGFSLLPDFVENHERGVEVDQQKCD, encoded by the coding sequence atgcgagTGAGTGAGAGTGCCCACCCACCACCCCCTGGCAGGTCCAACCCTCGCGCCCAACCTCTTCTCTTCCACCGTCGGCCTCTTGGTTGGGCCCCTAGCAGGCCTCCTACTCCTCGCCCCTGGGCACGACGTCCCTGTCCCAGCCCAAGGCCTCGCCACGCCCCCGCCCGCATCCCTACCCACCACCActgccaccaccaccatcatcatcacccgCGCCCACATGGCCCTCCATGGTCAGCGCCGCTGCCGTTAGCCGAACACGCTACCTGGGCACATGTGACAGACAGACACGCCCGATGTGCAAAACGACTTTTGCCTCTAAGGTGTTGTCGTCGCTCGCTTCCTCGCGCGTCGTCGTCGTGGTCGTCGTCGCCGTCGCTCGTACTCCCGGCGAAGAGGGAGGATTACAATGTCCCTCGAGACCGAAAGTGCATCATCGTCTTAGCAGGGTTCTCGTTGTTGCCTGACTTCGTGGAAAATCATGAAAGAGGAGTCGAAGTAGACCAGCAGAAGTGTgattga